One Aerococcus urinaeequi DNA segment encodes these proteins:
- a CDS encoding DUF2922 domain-containing protein, translated as MIEETNVFELKFKTANNKTRTVTIKNPKANLDAATVEATLSAFIASDAFLNEEGYKIFHSAVSGRYVNRQVQDIYTTEPVEA; from the coding sequence ATGATTGAAGAAACGAATGTATTCGAATTAAAGTTTAAAACTGCTAACAACAAAACACGTACTGTTACTATTAAAAATCCTAAAGCAAACTTAGATGCTGCAACTGTAGAAGCAACCTTAAGTGCTTTTATCGCTTCAGACGCTTTTTTGAACGAAGAAGGTTACAAAATCTTCCACTCAGCTGTTTCAGGACGCTATGTTAACCGTCAAGTTCAAGATATTTACACAACAGAACCAGTAGAAGCATAA
- the recX gene encoding recombination regulator RecX yields MTGKKRGPMKLSDIGNTKQSSKAAVDKKSKQDSYTREKHSDNGLSEGGQSPSYQKKARVKQTPRHQTSANIEDSASTADNLASDLLAKAEGLRAQKANPLFQEGELPAETSEDEVVAGEITLIEVQKKNKKRFNVYIKGQFAFGVSENTLVKFALHKGQVLDKDFIADIQQIDKEDYAYQLAVRFLSHQLRSEKEVRAKLTEEEIEPEVMEKAVAKLKEVKLIDDTMFGQAYTRTAMNINKKGPNVIARELKNKGLGEDEIEQSMNEYDRDTEVENAYAIAEKYFHKQLRKASHRNASQKTKQYLVQKGFDSDLIQDLMQQLADHYHDEDQELAVLQKDLEKYMRRYKKLSGRELTFKVKGMLYNKGYPSELINQALEIYEEENE; encoded by the coding sequence ATGACTGGAAAAAAACGAGGCCCCATGAAGCTGTCTGACATTGGTAATACAAAGCAATCGTCAAAAGCAGCGGTCGATAAAAAAAGTAAGCAAGACTCTTATACAAGGGAAAAACATTCAGATAATGGCCTTAGTGAAGGGGGACAATCCCCTAGTTACCAGAAAAAAGCAAGGGTTAAACAAACGCCCCGTCATCAAACATCAGCGAATATTGAAGATTCTGCTTCAACTGCCGATAACTTAGCCTCTGATTTACTAGCCAAAGCTGAAGGGTTGCGAGCTCAAAAAGCGAACCCCCTTTTTCAAGAGGGGGAATTACCGGCAGAAACTTCGGAAGATGAGGTAGTTGCTGGGGAAATTACTTTGATTGAGGTTCAGAAAAAGAATAAGAAGCGATTCAATGTCTATATTAAGGGTCAATTCGCTTTTGGGGTCAGTGAGAATACTTTGGTCAAGTTTGCCTTGCATAAGGGACAGGTGTTGGATAAGGATTTTATTGCGGATATCCAGCAAATTGATAAGGAAGATTATGCCTACCAGCTTGCGGTCCGGTTTTTGAGCCACCAGTTACGGTCTGAAAAGGAAGTTCGGGCTAAGTTAACTGAGGAGGAAATTGAGCCTGAGGTGATGGAGAAGGCGGTTGCTAAATTGAAAGAGGTCAAGCTGATCGATGACACTATGTTCGGTCAGGCCTATACGCGTACGGCTATGAATATCAATAAAAAAGGACCGAATGTGATTGCTCGGGAGTTGAAAAATAAGGGGCTTGGGGAAGATGAAATTGAACAGTCCATGAATGAATATGACCGGGATACTGAGGTTGAAAATGCTTATGCGATTGCGGAAAAATACTTTCACAAGCAGTTGCGAAAAGCGTCGCACCGAAATGCTAGTCAAAAGACCAAACAATACTTGGTGCAAAAGGGTTTTGACAGTGATTTGATTCAAGACTTGATGCAGCAACTGGCTGATCATTACCATGATGAGGACCAGGAATTGGCTGTCTTACAGAAAGACTTGGAAAAATATATGCGCCGGTATAAGAAACTTTCGGGCCGAGAATTGACCTTTAAAGTGAAAGGGATGCTCTACAATAAGGGGTATCCGTCAGAATTAATTAATCAAGCGCTTGAGATTTACGAGGAAGAAAATGAGTAA
- the mutY gene encoding A/G-specific adenine glycosylase, whose translation MTEVNQDIDLSLYMNESAIQDLGPVIEGVQVWGPVTNQDFRKTFLDWYDKESRRLPWRESKDPYRIWVSEIMLQQTRVDTVIGYYARFLSAFPTIKALAEAEEDQLLKVWEGLGYYSRVRNMQAAAQQIMADHDGIFPDNLADIKKLKGIGPYTAGAIGSIAFGIPVPAIDGNAMRVISRLFMINADIQKPANRKIFEAVGQYLVDPDRPGDFNQAIMDLGSSFETPKKAMPELSPLRDFTMATLTATTDNYPVKSKKAKAKPVYYQALILQNAKGQVLIEKRTQHKLLNNLWTVPLINLGTSANQDLPANEKTAFLLAETQEAYGISPIFMRKEIGQVKHVFTHLIWHILLTYGQLKPVDEKKINDMMTSGEADYAWVAPHQFEDYAFPTVQMKVWQAYEDYQKDNHHNIK comes from the coding sequence GTGACTGAAGTAAATCAAGATATCGACCTGTCTTTATATATGAATGAGTCGGCTATCCAAGACTTGGGGCCGGTAATTGAAGGTGTTCAAGTTTGGGGACCAGTTACCAACCAGGACTTTAGAAAGACTTTTCTAGACTGGTATGACAAGGAAAGTCGCCGTCTACCTTGGCGTGAATCTAAGGACCCATACCGGATTTGGGTGTCAGAAATTATGTTGCAACAAACTCGGGTAGATACCGTGATTGGCTATTACGCCCGCTTTCTGTCTGCTTTTCCGACCATCAAAGCTTTAGCGGAAGCAGAAGAGGACCAATTGTTGAAAGTTTGGGAAGGCTTGGGTTACTACTCAAGAGTCCGCAATATGCAGGCAGCGGCCCAACAAATCATGGCGGACCACGACGGGATTTTTCCAGATAATTTAGCTGACATCAAAAAGTTGAAGGGGATTGGGCCTTATACAGCAGGTGCCATCGGGTCTATCGCCTTTGGTATCCCCGTGCCAGCTATCGACGGCAACGCCATGCGGGTCATTTCTCGCTTGTTTATGATCAATGCAGACATTCAAAAGCCAGCCAACCGGAAGATTTTTGAAGCGGTAGGCCAATATTTAGTGGATCCCGACCGTCCAGGAGACTTCAACCAGGCCATCATGGATCTCGGTTCATCATTTGAAACGCCGAAGAAAGCCATGCCCGAATTGTCGCCTTTGCGCGATTTCACAATGGCAACCCTGACCGCGACCACCGACAACTACCCGGTTAAAAGTAAGAAAGCCAAGGCCAAACCCGTGTATTATCAGGCCCTTATCTTACAAAATGCTAAAGGACAAGTATTGATTGAGAAAAGGACGCAACACAAATTGTTGAATAACTTGTGGACAGTGCCTTTAATCAACTTGGGTACAAGTGCCAATCAAGATCTGCCTGCAAATGAGAAAACAGCCTTTTTACTAGCTGAAACTCAGGAAGCTTATGGCATTTCGCCAATATTCATGCGTAAAGAAATCGGCCAAGTCAAACATGTCTTCACCCATTTGATTTGGCATATCCTATTAACCTACGGGCAATTAAAGCCTGTGGACGAAAAGAAAATCAACGATATGATGACCTCTGGCGAGGCGGATTATGCCTGGGTAGCGCCCCATCAATTTGAAGATTATGCCTTTCCAACTGTGCAAATGAAAGTCTGGCAAGCTTATGAAGATTATCAAAAAGACAATCACCACAATATTAAATAA
- a CDS encoding nucleoside tri-diphosphate phosphatase: MRNPKEGEFITVKSYKHDGSLHRTWRDSMVLKTSDQSIIACNDHTLVVDFDGRRWVTREPALLYFHKHYWFNIITMIRPNGISYYCNLASPYVLDDEALKYIDYDLDIKIFPDGKRKLLDVDEYKDHRQLMGYSSDIDAILKDNVQELVRWINEEKGPFSKEYVDIWYERYCQLSHKRKK, translated from the coding sequence ATGAGAAACCCTAAAGAAGGTGAATTCATCACAGTCAAAAGCTACAAGCACGATGGTTCCTTACATCGCACTTGGCGAGATTCTATGGTTTTAAAAACAAGTGACCAAAGTATCATTGCTTGCAATGACCATACCTTGGTTGTTGATTTTGACGGTAGACGATGGGTGACTAGAGAACCCGCCCTACTATATTTCCATAAGCACTATTGGTTCAATATTATTACAATGATTCGTCCGAACGGCATATCTTATTATTGTAATTTAGCATCCCCTTACGTATTGGATGATGAAGCCTTGAAGTATATCGATTATGATTTAGATATCAAGATTTTTCCTGATGGTAAGCGGAAGTTGTTAGACGTAGATGAATATAAAGACCACCGTCAATTGATGGGGTACTCGTCTGATATCGATGCTATTTTAAAAGATAACGTTCAGGAACTTGTACGTTGGATTAATGAGGAAAAAGGGCCTTTTTCTAAAGAGTATGTAGATATTTGGTACGAACGCTATTGTCAGTTAAGTCACAAACGCAAAAAATAA
- the pulA gene encoding type I pullulanase — translation MAKDIATIQEIFDLIETADPELISLRMRETMESDAFDKAYYYDGFLGYSYSKTSTLLRIWTPTAIDVELLLYKSDTSDEYEAIQMEEELETGTYVVRLEGDYKNVPYMYRIFFPNSTVEITQDPYSQAVTVNGARSVIVDLDEGYPDDWEDDKRPPFANARDAIIYEASVRDLTSNINSGVPKEKRGKFAGLALSGTKTANEFATGLDYIADLGITHLQLMPMADFVTVDELSDRPDNYNWGYDPMHYNVPEGSYSMSPRDPVARLKEMREMVQALHAKGLRVVMDVVYNHVYEHERHPLGLTVPYYYFRYNINGDLSNGSGVGNETDSTRLMFRRYMIESITYWAEEFHIDGFRFDLMGLHDIETLNLIREALDKIDPSILMYGEGWDLETLLSSDKKAILRNAYKTPRISYFNDQLRDQVRGSDYGDATDPGFITGKFMTEQAVLASFLGGGNLSKRDANVTQAQQLIQYIEVHDNYTLRDKIALSHGEEPVRLRKRRQLLGNSIIALSAGIPFFHSGQEFFRTKHGVRDSYNSGDEINCMDWDLMASNYDAVNYFKGLLALRKKYPFFTEKNQQTFFENVTVIKSDYQIIGVHYHGLGHELVVIFNGQLNDVKVWIPEGGWRPIARDNKMVGDDFADLIKGNEDVNVPILSTLILERVE, via the coding sequence ATGGCAAAAGATATTGCAACTATCCAAGAGATTTTTGATTTAATTGAAACGGCAGATCCTGAATTAATTAGTCTGCGCATGCGCGAAACCATGGAGTCGGATGCTTTTGATAAGGCTTATTACTATGACGGATTTCTCGGCTACTCTTACTCAAAAACCAGTACGCTCTTACGTATTTGGACCCCAACAGCGATTGATGTTGAATTACTCTTATACAAATCGGACACGTCTGACGAATATGAAGCTATCCAGATGGAAGAAGAACTAGAAACTGGTACCTACGTCGTTCGTTTAGAAGGTGATTACAAAAATGTTCCTTATATGTACCGGATTTTCTTCCCTAATTCCACCGTTGAAATCACCCAAGACCCATACTCACAAGCCGTTACCGTTAATGGCGCCCGTTCTGTCATTGTCGATTTAGATGAAGGTTACCCAGATGACTGGGAAGATGACAAACGCCCACCGTTTGCTAACGCACGTGATGCCATCATCTATGAAGCAAGTGTCCGGGACCTGACCTCCAATATCAATTCGGGTGTACCCAAGGAAAAACGCGGTAAATTTGCTGGCCTTGCGCTAAGTGGCACTAAAACAGCCAACGAATTTGCCACCGGTTTAGATTATATTGCCGACTTAGGGATTACTCACCTGCAGTTAATGCCAATGGCTGATTTTGTAACGGTCGATGAATTGTCTGATCGACCAGATAATTACAACTGGGGCTATGACCCCATGCATTACAATGTGCCAGAGGGTTCCTACTCAATGTCGCCTAGAGATCCAGTAGCCAGATTGAAAGAAATGCGGGAAATGGTCCAAGCCTTGCATGCCAAAGGACTTCGCGTCGTGATGGACGTTGTCTACAACCATGTTTATGAACATGAACGTCATCCGCTTGGTCTAACTGTTCCTTACTACTATTTCCGCTACAACATAAATGGCGATTTATCGAATGGGTCAGGTGTAGGAAATGAGACGGATTCAACTCGTTTGATGTTCCGCCGTTACATGATCGAATCCATTACTTACTGGGCTGAAGAATTCCATATTGATGGTTTCCGCTTCGATTTAATGGGCCTTCACGACATTGAAACCCTGAATTTAATCCGCGAAGCCCTAGATAAGATTGATCCATCCATTTTAATGTATGGTGAAGGTTGGGACCTAGAGACCCTTTTATCTTCTGACAAAAAGGCTATCCTTCGTAATGCTTATAAAACCCCTCGTATTTCTTACTTTAATGACCAACTCCGCGATCAAGTACGTGGATCGGACTACGGGGACGCAACGGATCCAGGTTTTATCACGGGTAAATTTATGACAGAACAAGCCGTCCTTGCATCATTCTTAGGCGGGGGTAACTTGTCAAAACGTGATGCCAACGTGACCCAAGCCCAACAACTAATCCAATATATTGAAGTGCATGATAACTATACTTTACGGGATAAAATTGCCTTGTCTCACGGTGAAGAACCAGTCAGACTGCGTAAAAGACGACAACTATTAGGGAATTCGATTATCGCCTTGTCAGCCGGTATTCCGTTCTTCCATTCTGGTCAAGAATTCTTCCGGACCAAGCATGGGGTAAGAGATTCCTATAACTCAGGTGACGAAATCAACTGCATGGACTGGGATTTAATGGCTTCAAATTATGATGCAGTTAACTACTTTAAGGGGTTATTGGCATTGCGGAAGAAATACCCATTCTTTACAGAGAAAAACCAGCAAACATTTTTTGAAAATGTAACCGTGATTAAGTCAGACTACCAAATCATAGGCGTGCATTACCACGGCCTAGGACATGAATTAGTAGTGATTTTTAACGGCCAATTGAATGATGTAAAAGTATGGATACCAGAAGGTGGCTGGCGACCAATTGCCCGCGATAACAAAATGGTTGGCGATGACTTTGCGGATTTAATCAAAGGTAATGAGGATGTTAATGTACCAATTCTTTCTACCTTGATTTTAGAAAGAGTGGAATAA
- a CDS encoding FUSC family protein, which translates to MFKTGLGVMLSILIADWLPFVEPVIPAFTAIIGLQQTVRGSIDTFFNRVMAAILGGIVAVVMVNFFGNSPIIIGVTVTIFIGILRALNMANVITLATITLVVIMLRDQDMIITSAIARVVESLLGVTVSLLVNVFVLPPKYDAILYEEVNKTSSEILVRLRAILRKNGEYSTLTSDIAWAENRIAQSHSLYALLKDENVWSKRKLPMLKRKLVVFRALIVSLEQALALLSVLHTHTNVMFQLPEELRIQIRERIETLCSAHEQIFLKFDGRISPLEVNFFQPTQVYRQDLMDSIFEYAAIKQTATQEEFERSNALMLITGQLVSYEESLIKLNTLIRSYRIHHDEDEYQADSLEGIE; encoded by the coding sequence ATGTTTAAGACAGGTCTTGGGGTAATGCTCAGTATTTTAATTGCTGACTGGTTACCCTTTGTTGAACCTGTCATCCCTGCCTTTACTGCCATCATCGGTTTACAACAAACTGTTAGAGGATCTATCGATACCTTCTTCAACCGTGTTATGGCGGCGATACTTGGAGGTATCGTTGCTGTAGTCATGGTGAACTTTTTCGGTAATTCCCCTATTATTATCGGAGTGACCGTGACGATTTTTATCGGGATTTTGCGGGCTTTAAATATGGCCAACGTTATCACCTTAGCAACCATTACCCTTGTTGTGATTATGCTGCGCGACCAAGATATGATTATCACCTCTGCCATCGCCCGTGTGGTTGAGTCATTACTTGGGGTGACCGTTTCCCTATTAGTAAACGTCTTTGTTTTGCCACCTAAATACGACGCCATTCTATACGAAGAAGTCAATAAAACCTCTAGTGAAATCTTAGTGCGTTTAAGAGCCATTCTTCGCAAAAACGGCGAATACTCTACCCTAACCTCAGATATCGCCTGGGCAGAAAATCGTATCGCACAAAGTCACAGCCTATACGCACTCCTAAAAGATGAGAACGTATGGTCTAAACGAAAACTACCCATGTTAAAACGAAAACTCGTTGTTTTCCGGGCTTTAATCGTTTCACTAGAACAAGCACTGGCCTTATTATCCGTCTTACATACCCATACCAATGTCATGTTCCAATTACCAGAAGAACTACGGATCCAAATCCGCGAACGGATTGAAACCCTATGTTCAGCCCATGAACAAATCTTCTTGAAATTTGACGGTCGAATCTCACCTTTAGAAGTGAACTTCTTCCAGCCAACTCAAGTTTACCGGCAAGACTTAATGGACTCTATTTTCGAATACGCAGCCATTAAACAAACCGCCACCCAAGAAGAATTCGAACGATCAAACGCCTTAATGTTGATCACCGGCCAATTGGTATCTTACGAAGAGTCATTAATTAAACTAAACACCCTGATTCGTTCATATAGAATCCACCATGACGAAGACGAATACCAAGCAGACTCACTAGAAGGCATCGAATAA
- the proC gene encoding pyrroline-5-carboxylate reductase gives MRQIDKKIAIIGLGNMGTAILNGLVQSDEIDNQLIAGSRANPEKAEADSAKYGFAILTDNKEAAKDADVVILAVKPYLIKDVVDEIKPTLTAETIVISVATGYSLADAAVQLGDSAKFARVMPNIPAQVGEGISGVVYNENLSTVDKDLIMQILHTFGSAEQLTENQLDAFTGIAGSSPAIVFMIIEAMADAGVAKGLTRPQALSFAKQAVKGAAQLAIESDLHPGALKDAVCTPGGTTIEEVRTAESMNLRSTIIETMIAGIEKSESL, from the coding sequence ATGAGACAAATAGATAAAAAGATTGCCATTATCGGACTAGGCAATATGGGAACAGCAATTTTAAACGGCTTGGTACAATCGGACGAGATTGATAACCAACTGATTGCTGGTTCACGGGCTAACCCTGAAAAAGCTGAAGCGGACTCAGCTAAGTATGGTTTCGCCATTTTGACAGATAATAAGGAGGCGGCTAAGGACGCGGACGTGGTTATCCTTGCGGTAAAACCTTATTTAATCAAGGATGTGGTGGATGAAATCAAACCAACACTCACTGCGGAAACGATTGTGATTTCGGTTGCGACGGGCTACAGTTTGGCGGACGCAGCTGTACAGCTAGGGGATTCTGCGAAATTCGCTCGGGTAATGCCTAATATTCCAGCGCAAGTTGGGGAAGGAATTTCCGGTGTTGTCTACAATGAAAACTTATCGACAGTGGATAAGGATTTAATTATGCAAATTCTCCATACTTTTGGGTCAGCGGAACAGTTGACCGAGAACCAGTTGGACGCCTTTACAGGGATTGCAGGTTCGAGTCCAGCGATTGTCTTCATGATTATTGAAGCGATGGCGGATGCTGGTGTGGCAAAAGGATTAACTAGACCTCAAGCCTTATCCTTTGCAAAACAAGCGGTTAAGGGGGCAGCTCAGTTGGCGATTGAATCGGACTTACACCCTGGCGCTTTGAAGGATGCGGTCTGTACACCAGGTGGAACAACAATTGAAGAAGTTCGTACTGCTGAATCAATGAACCTGCGCTCAACAATTATCGAAACGATGATTGCGGGTATTGAAAAGTCGGAAAGTTTATAA
- a CDS encoding DUF1189 family protein gives MFPIHYVKDMFSPANIFYHRHLMTWWKSILVMVVWSIIMTWPFARSFEPVEDGTVNNAFEELQTIIPEETVSELSNFTYDNGAFLSDKSDIVIDGGQLQVVIFPSADNLDSYLKGTDKLLLILQDQFVYQTDQDTRYTANLPLDLNDYMTDNATFIESLRVSYQTEVNTQSKQILVMTRQLTIFILGLGGLMIIVSRLNILQKHKFHDLFSFQYCLGMVATAMGLPAIIAIIVGFYTTSVSVMIPILWVGTIVMLCLSYRQTKFIRTDTI, from the coding sequence ATGTTTCCAATACACTATGTGAAAGACATGTTCAGTCCAGCTAATATCTTCTACCACCGTCACCTAATGACCTGGTGGAAGTCAATCCTTGTAATGGTTGTCTGGTCGATTATCATGACCTGGCCCTTTGCCAGAAGTTTCGAGCCCGTTGAAGACGGGACAGTTAATAATGCCTTTGAAGAATTACAGACCATTATCCCAGAAGAAACAGTCAGCGAATTATCGAATTTTACCTATGATAATGGTGCCTTTCTATCAGACAAGTCGGATATTGTTATTGACGGTGGCCAATTACAAGTAGTCATTTTCCCCAGTGCAGATAATTTAGACAGCTATTTAAAGGGGACTGACAAGTTGCTCTTGATCCTGCAAGACCAATTCGTGTATCAAACAGACCAAGATACGCGCTATACAGCTAATCTACCATTAGACTTGAATGACTATATGACTGATAATGCGACTTTTATCGAAAGTTTAAGGGTCAGCTATCAAACGGAAGTGAATACCCAAAGTAAGCAGATCCTGGTCATGACCCGTCAGCTGACCATCTTTATTCTTGGTTTAGGGGGCTTAATGATTATTGTTTCACGGTTGAATATTTTACAAAAACACAAATTCCATGACTTATTCTCCTTCCAATACTGTTTAGGCATGGTCGCAACCGCCATGGGATTACCTGCAATTATCGCCATTATTGTCGGCTTTTATACCACAAGTGTCAGTGTGATGATCCCCATCTTATGGGTTGGGACGATTGTCATGCTCTGCCTATCCTACCGACAAACAAAATTTATCCGAACAGACACCATTTAA
- a CDS encoding aldo/keto reductase: MKHISLGQNGLTAPNLAVGCMRIEGKSVEEVQDLIQQSYDAGLTFFDHADIYARERGGAEKLFGQAFAGLDIPRENIILQSKVGIYLPGTYNNNEQNFFDLSKEHILQSVDESLERLQTDYLDILLLHRNDALWEPEEIAEAFDILETSGKVRHFGVSNHTPIQVDLLKKYVKQDLVANQIQLSPAHTLALDYGFSVNTKADEGVNRGGELIDYARLHDMAIQAWSPIQGENGVIFSDSSYKDLNDKLSEIGGRYGLDNEAAAIAWLLRIPGNTQVVLGTTNIDRILNYAKASDIQFTRQEWYEIYQSAGNRLP; the protein is encoded by the coding sequence ATGAAACATATCTCATTAGGGCAAAATGGTTTAACAGCACCCAATCTAGCAGTAGGTTGTATGCGGATTGAAGGTAAATCAGTAGAAGAAGTCCAAGACTTAATCCAACAATCCTATGACGCAGGATTAACCTTCTTCGACCACGCAGACATTTACGCAAGAGAAAGAGGTGGGGCGGAAAAATTATTCGGCCAAGCCTTTGCCGGCTTAGACATCCCAAGAGAAAATATCATTCTGCAGTCTAAAGTAGGTATTTACCTACCAGGAACCTATAACAATAACGAACAAAATTTCTTCGACTTATCAAAAGAGCATATCTTACAATCGGTAGATGAATCTTTAGAAAGACTACAAACAGATTATCTAGACATTCTACTATTACATCGTAACGATGCTCTATGGGAACCAGAAGAAATCGCAGAAGCCTTCGATATATTGGAAACGAGCGGTAAAGTTCGACATTTCGGTGTAAGTAACCATACGCCAATTCAAGTTGATCTATTGAAGAAATATGTCAAACAAGATTTAGTTGCTAACCAAATCCAATTATCTCCAGCCCACACACTGGCGCTTGATTATGGTTTCAGTGTAAATACCAAAGCTGACGAAGGGGTGAACCGTGGTGGGGAACTAATCGATTATGCAAGGCTGCATGATATGGCAATCCAAGCTTGGTCACCAATTCAAGGAGAAAATGGGGTAATATTCAGCGATTCTTCCTATAAAGACTTGAATGATAAGCTAAGCGAAATCGGTGGCCGTTATGGTTTAGACAATGAAGCTGCAGCTATTGCATGGTTACTCAGAATTCCAGGGAATACTCAAGTTGTCTTAGGAACTACCAATATCGATCGGATTTTAAATTATGCCAAAGCGAGCGATATTCAATTTACCCGTCAAGAATGGTATGAAATCTATCAGAGTGCAGGAAATAGACTGCCGTAA
- a CDS encoding LytTR family DNA-binding domain-containing protein gives MKLLLKEDANIEETMIEVTYKTYDRKLQQLINLVEEKNIDLPGKYQGETHFINMKDVCYIESVDNLTFLYTDQLVFESKEKLYFFEERLLNTSFLRISKNTLLNMDYLKSVSVLPNYKLEAKLLNLEKLVINRHYTKNIKAYLNI, from the coding sequence ATGAAATTATTACTGAAAGAAGATGCCAATATTGAAGAAACGATGATAGAAGTGACTTATAAAACATATGATCGTAAACTTCAGCAATTGATTAATTTAGTAGAAGAAAAGAATATTGATTTACCGGGTAAGTATCAAGGTGAGACGCATTTTATCAATATGAAAGATGTTTGCTATATAGAAAGTGTGGATAACCTCACATTCTTATACACAGACCAACTAGTATTTGAAAGTAAAGAGAAACTCTATTTTTTTGAAGAACGGTTATTAAATACTAGTTTCTTGCGGATAAGTAAAAACACACTTTTAAATATGGATTATCTAAAAAGTGTTTCGGTACTGCCGAATTACAAATTGGAAGCTAAATTACTGAATTTAGAAAAATTAGTGATCAATCGTCATTATACAAAGAACATTAAAGCATATCTAAACATATAA
- a CDS encoding chromate transporter, which translates to MENKQSDNQLAILRQLFMSTLILSAFTFGGGYVIITLMRKTFVDELGWIDKDEMFDLVAIAQSAPGAIAVNGAIVIGYKLAGLAGVLTAVVATIIPPSTIITLISFFYDAFRSNVWISLLLEGMQAGVAAVIVAVVFQMGKEVTDTKNPWLITAMFLAFVANYIFDINVVLIILMAAALGLGKFLIDHFKGGKKA; encoded by the coding sequence ATGGAGAATAAACAATCAGATAATCAGTTAGCGATTTTACGGCAATTATTTATGTCGACCCTTATTTTGTCTGCTTTCACTTTTGGTGGGGGTTATGTGATTATCACCTTGATGCGGAAGACTTTTGTGGATGAATTGGGTTGGATTGATAAAGATGAGATGTTTGATTTGGTGGCGATTGCCCAGTCGGCACCGGGTGCCATTGCGGTTAATGGAGCGATTGTAATTGGTTATAAGTTGGCAGGGTTGGCAGGCGTTTTAACGGCTGTGGTTGCAACGATTATCCCGCCGTCTACCATTATCACCCTGATTTCTTTCTTCTATGACGCTTTTCGGTCTAATGTCTGGATTTCCTTGTTACTAGAAGGGATGCAGGCAGGGGTGGCTGCAGTCATTGTGGCGGTAGTCTTTCAAATGGGGAAAGAGGTCACTGACACCAAGAATCCATGGTTAATTACGGCCATGTTCCTGGCTTTTGTGGCCAATTATATCTTCGACATCAATGTGGTCTTGATTATTTTAATGGCTGCAGCTTTAGGTTTGGGTAAATTCTTGATTGACCATTTTAAAGGAGGGAAAAAGGCATGA
- a CDS encoding chromate transporter codes for MIYLQLFLSFLKVGAFSFGGGYAALPLIQDEIVTNHQWLSQQEFTDLITISQMTPGPIAINSATFVGNQIAGIPGGIVATLGSVFPSIILVTILAYVYMKYRNLDSLQYVLKALRPAVVAMIATAGMSILVTSFWGDQVVGVQTINIVAIVIFAICLTLLFKTKWDPVVIMLLAGVLNVVAYLAQGLVF; via the coding sequence ATGATCTATCTACAACTGTTTCTTTCTTTTTTAAAGGTGGGTGCTTTTAGCTTTGGGGGTGGGTATGCGGCCTTACCTTTAATCCAGGATGAAATTGTGACCAACCACCAATGGTTAAGCCAGCAAGAGTTTACGGACTTGATTACCATTTCCCAAATGACGCCAGGTCCGATTGCTATAAATTCGGCGACTTTTGTGGGCAATCAGATTGCGGGTATACCAGGTGGGATTGTGGCGACGCTTGGATCGGTCTTTCCATCGATTATTTTGGTAACCATTTTGGCCTATGTTTACATGAAATACCGGAATTTGGATTCATTGCAGTATGTTCTAAAAGCTCTTCGTCCAGCGGTTGTGGCTATGATTGCGACGGCTGGGATGTCTATTCTAGTGACGAGCTTTTGGGGCGACCAAGTGGTGGGGGTACAAACCATCAACATCGTTGCGATTGTCATTTTTGCTATATGTTTAACTTTATTATTTAAAACCAAGTGGGACCCGGTGGTGATTATGCTATTGGCTGGGGTCTTGAATGTGGTGGCTTATTTAGCACAAGGATTAGTTTTTTAA